From Vigna unguiculata cultivar IT97K-499-35 chromosome 5, ASM411807v1, whole genome shotgun sequence, the proteins below share one genomic window:
- the LOC114182999 gene encoding AAA-ATPase ASD, mitochondrial-like, whose translation MGSEWSLIGSFTATVMIAYTVFDKFIPTHIRSYVQIYAHKLIGFLSPYIQITFPEFSGERLKHSELFTAIQTYLAQNSSQRARKLKAEPAAESNSPFLLSMDDNEEITEIFNGVKLWWGSHKSMIKTQSFSFYPTSDEKRFYTLTFHKRHRDLVSNTYIPHVLEQGKSLKLKNRQLKLFTNNSYTGWGGYRKSRWSHVVFEHPARFETLAMEKTAKEEIIEDLLTFKNGKEYYDKIGKAWKRGYLLYGPPGTGKSTMIAAMANFMYYDVYDLELTAVKDNTQLRTLLIETTSKSIIVIEDIDCSLDLTGKRVVKKEKEKSGEVKDPVKKAEEEDNKESKVTLSGLLNCIDGIWSGCAGERIIIFTTNYVEKLDPALIRSGRMDKKIELSYCCYEAFKVLAKNYLDVDYHGLFSVVEGLLKETKMTPADVAENMMPKSKRDDVETCLKKLIESLKKAKKKAEEEEIRLKEEKEKEQEKLAEAKRDEKAGKEVKENGFSIDMGKG comes from the coding sequence ATGGGTTCAGAGTGGTCTCTGATAGGGTCATTCACTGCAACAGTTATGATAGCATACACTGTGTTTGACAAGTTCATCCCAACCCACATACGTTCTTATGTACAAATATACGCTCACAAACTAATAGGTTTTCTTTCTCCTTACATCCAAATCACGTTCCCTGAATTCTCAGGCGAACGTCTGAAACACAGTGAGCTTTTCACTGCCATCCAAACCTACCTCGCTCAGAACTCTTCTCAGCGAGCCAGAAAGCTCAAAGCTGAACCTGCCGCCGAGAGCAACAGCCCCTTTCTTCTTTCCATGGACGACAACGAAGAAATCACAGAGATTTTCAACGGGGTCAAGCTCTGGTGgggttctcacaagagcatgaTCAAAACACAGTCCTTTTCGTTTTACCCTACTTCTGACGAGAAGAGGTTCTACACCCTCACCTTTCACAAGCGCCACAGAGACCTCGTTTCAAACACCTACATCCCCCACGTGTTGGAACAAGGGAAATCGCTCAAACTGAAGAATCGGCAACTGAAGCTGTTCACCAACAATTCTTACACCGGTTGGGGAGGGTATAGAAAATCGAGGTGGAGCCACGTTGTGTTTGAGCACCCTGCGAGGTTTGAAACCCTTGCTATGGAGAAAACAGCGAAGGAAGAGATCATAGAGGATCTTCTCACGTTCAAGAACGGAAAGGAGTATTATGACAAGATAGGGAAGGCTTGGAAGCGTGGTTATTTGCTGTATGGTCCTCCGGGGACTGGAAAATCTACCATGATTGCTGCCATGGCTAATTTCATGTACTATGATGTTTATGATCTTGAGTTGACGGCAGTGAAGGATAACACACAGTTAAGGACACTGCTGATTGAGACAACGAGTAAGTCTATTATTGTGATTGAAGACATAGATTGCTCTCTTGATCTTACTGGGAAGAGGGTGGTgaaaaaggagaaggaaaagagTGGGGAGGTGAAGGATCCTGTTAAGAAGGCGGAGGAAGAAGATAACAAAGAGAGCAAGGTGACATTGTCGGGTTTGTTGAACTGCATTGATGGGATTTGGTCGGGTTGTGCAGGAGAGAGGATCATTATTTTTACTACGAACTATGTGGAAAAGCTTGATCCTGCTCTGATTAGAAGTGGAAGAATGGACAAGAAAATAGAACTTTCTTATTGTTGTTACGAGGCTTTTAAGGTTCTTGCCAAGAATTATTTGGATGTTGATTATCATGGTTTGTTTTCTGTGGTTGAGGGGTTGCTGAAAGAGACGAAGATGACACCTGCTGATGTTGCTGAGAACATGATGCCTAAGTCGAAGAGGGATGATGTGGAGACATGCTTGAAGAAGTTGATTGAATCTCTTAAGAAGGCAAAGAAGAAGGCTGAGGAAGAAGAAATTAGGTTGAAGGAGGAGAAGGAAAAGGAGCAGGAGAAGTTAGCAGAAGCAAAGCGTGATGAAAAAGCTGGGAAAGAGGTGAAGGAGAATGGTTTTTCCATTGATATGGGAAAAGGATAA
- the LOC114183247 gene encoding putative uncharacterized protein DDB_G0270496: protein MAAKKSRKRAKSESDSDDYNSVEYEEVEHDYDDDGEEDDFDDDSGEEEDGQKVTDDEDDGTREHSEWNNDEMEQLEKEYRDLHHQELDTLKNLKHHKDEDLLKGQAVKSQKALWYKVLELRFLLQKPFSSSNRLPQEPIKSSFCEADEAVKVAYSDLVTSSKETLDSILELQEALSARNPSITQATVGSERLSTDLDVSKHLNENVDQEWSQISQMHKSIASFRDKSINKWQRMTQVTTGAAAIKGKLHAFNQDISNQVSAYMRDPSRMIKQMRLRRSVVNVFGHVPEDDDKPKEAETPTDGDPELLDDSEFYQQLLKEFFETVDPSSSEKAFYALKRMQPKKRKIVDRRASKSRKIRYNVHEKIVNFMAPLPANIPPMAPKLFENLFGLKTQRSSAAAS, encoded by the exons atGGCTGCCAAAAAATCTCGAAAAAGAGCAAAAAGTGAGAGTGATTCAGATGATTACAATAGTGTGGAGTATGAAGAG GTGGAGCATGATTATGATGACGATGGTGAGGAggatgattttgatgatgacaGTGGAGAGGAGGAGGATGGACAGAAGGTAACAGATGATGAGGATGATGGGACAAGAGAGCATAGTGAATGGAATAATGATGAGATGGAACAGCTTGAGAAAGAATATAGAGATCTTCATCATCAGGAGCT AGATACTTTGAAGAACTTGAAGCATCATAAGGATGAAGATCTTCTCAAGGGTCAAGCTGTGAAAAGCCAGAAG GCCCTCTGGTACAAAGTTCTTGAGCTTAGGTTCTTACTTCAGAAGCCATTCTCAAGTTCAAATAGGTTACCGCAG GAACCAATCAAGTCTTCGTTCTGTGAAGCAGATGAGGCAGTTAAAGTAGCATATTCAGATCTGGTGACTTCATCCAAGGAGACTTTAGATTCTATATTGGAACTGCAAGAG GCTCTGTCTGCTAGGAACCCATCAATTACCCAAGCCACAGTTG GTTCAGAAAGGTTATCAACAGATTTAGATGTTTCTAAGCATTTGAATGAGAATGTCGATCAGGAATGGTCACAAATTTCACAGATGCACAAGAG CATAGCATCTTTCAGAGACAAGTCAATCAACAAATGGCAGCGAATGACCCAAGTAACAACTGGGGCTGCTGCCATTAAGGGAAAATTGCATGCTTTTAATCAG GATATTAGCAATCAAGTCTCTGCTTATATGAGAGATCCCAGTAGAATGATCAAGCAGATGCGGCTGAGAAGATCAGTTGTGAATGTATTTGGACAT GTTCCAGAGGATGATGATAAACCTAAAGAAGCG GAGACACCTACTGACGGTGATCCCGAACTTCTGGATGACTCTGAATTTTACCAGCAATTATTGAAAGAATTTTTCGAGACAGTTGATCCTTCATCATCTG AAAAAGCATTTTATGCTTTGAAGAGAATGCAacctaagaaaagaaaaattgtcgATCGTCGTGCATCCAAAAGTCGCAAGATAAG GTATAATGTTCATGAAAAGATAGTAAATTTTATGGCCCCACTACCTGCCAATATTCCTCCTATGGCTCCGAAGTTATTCGAAAACCTGTTTGGATTGAAGACACAAAGATCATCTGCTGCAGCCTCATAA
- the LOC114184235 gene encoding homeobox-leucine zipper protein HAT3-like: MAEKDDGVGLSLSLSLGVNQQPFKVNHMHHPQQHPQHHQPQHHQPQPVPVNHNKTLFADLFQLPDRSSDVIRGIDVKSTADCEEDNGISSPNSAVSSVSGGKRSERDDDNAALVAGERTSCSRGSDDDDGGGGDGEGGEGGRKKLRLTKEQSMVLEETFKEHNTLNPKRKQALAEELNLKPRQVEVWFQNRRARTKLKQTEVDCEYLKRCCENLTEDNRRLQKEVQELRALKSSPQMYMHMNPPTTLTMCPSCERGHSSSSPATAAGHPVVVPPTSRKLFGANIRRPVAVNTWPFDGSIPRP; the protein is encoded by the exons ATGGCTGAAAAAGATGATGGGGTTGGCTTGAGTTTGAGTTTGAGTTTGGGAGTGAATCAACAACCTTTCAAGGTGAATCACATGCACCACCCTCAACAACATCCTCAACACCATCAACCACAACACCATCAACCCCAACCTGTTCCCGTAAATCACAACAAAACTCTCTTTGCTGATTTGTTTCAGTTACCAG ATCGGAGCTCCGATGTGATACGAGGAATCGACGTGAAGTCCACGGCGGACTGTGAGGAAGACAACGGAATTTCGTCGCCGAACAGCGCCGTGTCAAGCGTTAGCGGCGGCAAGCGGAGCGAGAGGGACGACGATAATGCTGCGTTGGTTGCCGGAGAGAGGACGTCGTGCTCGCGGGGGAGCGATGACGATGATGGTGGCGGCGGAGACGGCGAAGGCGGCGAAGGCGGGAGGAAGAAACTGAGGCTCACGAAAGAACAGTCCATGGTGTTGGAAGAAACGTTCAAGGAGCATAACACACTCAATCCG aAACGAAAACAAGCTTTGGCAGAGGAGTTGAATCTGAAGCCAAGACAAGTAGAAGTGTGGTTTCAGAACAGAAGGGCAAG AACCAAGTTGAAGCAAACGGAAGTGGATTGTGAGTACTTGAAGAGATGTTGTGAGAATTTAACTGAAGACAATAGAAGGTTGCAGAAGGAGGTTCAAGAGCTTAGGGCATTGAAATCATCCCCACAAATGTACATGCACATGAACCCTCCCACAACTCTCACAATGTGCCCCTCTTGTGAGCGTGGTCACTCGTCTTCATCTCCTGCCACCGCTGCCGGCCACCCGGTAGTGGTGCCGCCGACTTCTCGCAAGCTGTTTGGGGCAAACATCCGGCGGCCGGTGGCAGTGAACACTTGGCCGTTTGATGGCTCAATTCCTCGGCCATAA